A window from Cystobacter ferrugineus encodes these proteins:
- a CDS encoding YHS domain-containing protein has translation MKSTQKRQLDPVCGKHLEAPEGRPSTEYKKRRYFFCSERCRTAFEKRAERFRMNDLARAGALLTPGRVRWGIA, from the coding sequence ATGAAGAGCACGCAGAAACGGCAGTTGGATCCGGTGTGCGGCAAGCACCTGGAAGCGCCCGAGGGCCGCCCGTCCACGGAGTACAAGAAGCGGCGGTACTTCTTCTGTTCGGAGCGGTGCCGCACGGCCTTCGAGAAGCGGGCGGAGCGCTTTCGGATGAACGACCTGGCGCGCGCGGGAGCGCTGCTGACACCCGGCCGGGTGCGCTGGGGAATCGCCTGA